GGCATTTGACCCGTGTCAATCAAGGGTATGCTGTTTTTATTGGTATGCTCATGGGAATCCTTTTTCCGATCATGGTTTTTGAACCTCTTCATGGCTCTATGCCCCCGAATCAATGGCAGCTTTGGTTTACCTTGACTTATTTGCTGGCGGCCCTGCTGGGCGGAGCACTTGGTTGGTGGCTGGGGAAGCCTTTTAAGACGAAAGCGGCTTCGAAGCGGATTAAATTGGTATTTGCCTTTATTCCCCTGATCATTGGCGGGCATATTGTGTATCAAATAGGCTATATTCCAGGGATTAATGATCTGTTTTTGGGGATGGGATACTATGAAGAGACTGGGATGCAGACCCTGTTTATTACGGCCAAAAGCTTGGGCTATGGCCTTGCCGTGTTTACGGGAATTCTCTTAACTGCTATTACGGTAGGATTAACCCTTCATCAATACAGCAAAGCGAAAAATATTAATCATTGAACTTGCTCTTTCTTGCCCCGGGCCAGGGAAGCGAAGATGCCCAGGAAACAGAGTATGGTAAAGATAATAAAGCTTAGTTTAAAGCTGATCATGAAAACCCGGGGATATTCCGGGGAATAAAGGCTGGTATTGCCGATAAAGTGCGATGTCATTAAGGATACGGTAGCCATGCTTAGGGTCTGCCCTAAGAGCCTCATGGTTCCTAGGGTAGATGAAGCGATGGAGTAATAGCGTTTGTCCACCGAACTCATGACGGCATTGGTGTTGGGGGAGGCAAACAGTCCATAACCGATACCGATGAACACCAAATCTGCGACAATCAAGGCAATGGGTGTGGAAGACGTAAAGAAGATGATCGGGAGGAGTCCCGCAGTAACGATGCCCATGCCCACAGAGGACAGAATGCGGGGCTGGATCTTGTCGGATAACCGCCCGGCAAATGGGGAGAGAAGGGCCATGAGGACGGGTTGGGAGAGGAGTATAAGTCCCGCCAGGGAGCTGTCCAGCCCTAAGATAAGCTGGAGGTACAGGGATAAGAGGTAGCCTAAGGCGAAAGTAGCAAGGTAATTGATCGCTGTGGCCAGATTGGAAAAGATGAACGGTGTATTTTTAGCGAAGATCCTAAGGGCAAAGATGGGGGAGTCGCTCTTGAGTTCAACCCGGATAAAGATCCCTAAAAGGACCAAGCCGGCAATCAGCAGGAGAGTATAAAAGGGAGCTAGAGCTAAATTGGATAAGGCAAACAGCAAGAGAGTAAGGCCGGAAATCCACAGAGCAGCTCCTTTATAGTCGTAAACCTCTCCTGCGGCGGCTTTCCACTCCCCTGTCAGCTTGGTAAGGATGAGCACCAGGATCAGAGCGTCTACGGCGAAGCCAAAGGCAAAAATTGCTCGCCAGCTGATGAGCTTGACAAACAATCCCCCTAAGACGGGGCCAAGGGAAAGCCCGATATAGACGGCGGCAGAAGCAATGCCCAGGGCTTTACCCCGTTGTTGGGGAGGAACCACCGTCGTCAGAATCGCCATGGATGTACCGGCGATCATGGCATTGGCCACTCCTTGGCAAAGCCGGAAGAAGATTAAAACATTAAAAGAGGGAGTCAGGCTGCAGCCTAAGGAGCTTAAGCAAAATAGACCGATGCCAATCAGAAAGAGCTTCCTTCTGCCGATAATATCTGCTAAGCGTCCGCAAGGGATGGACAAGGCGGCACTGGTTAACAGATAAATGGTTACCACCCAATTGAGATGCAATTGGGTTACGGTAAAGTCAAGAGAAAGTGCGGGAATAGCAATATTCACGGAATTGGACATAAAGGCCCCGATAAAGGATGTTAAGAGACAGATGATCATGGTCGAGCGGACGAATTGATTGTCGTAAGTCATACTGATACTCCTTCATAGCCGGACTGAAAAGTAGTATTTTTTGGTTTTTCTTTGCTTGGGAATCGATAATCGATTAAACTATGACTATAGTCAAAAAT
This genomic window from Desulfitobacterium chlororespirans DSM 11544 contains:
- a CDS encoding MFS transporter; protein product: MTYDNQFVRSTMIICLLTSFIGAFMSNSVNIAIPALSLDFTVTQLHLNWVVTIYLLTSAALSIPCGRLADIIGRRKLFLIGIGLFCLSSLGCSLTPSFNVLIFFRLCQGVANAMIAGTSMAILTTVVPPQQRGKALGIASAAVYIGLSLGPVLGGLFVKLISWRAIFAFGFAVDALILVLILTKLTGEWKAAAGEVYDYKGAALWISGLTLLLFALSNLALAPFYTLLLIAGLVLLGIFIRVELKSDSPIFALRIFAKNTPFIFSNLATAINYLATFALGYLLSLYLQLILGLDSSLAGLILLSQPVLMALLSPFAGRLSDKIQPRILSSVGMGIVTAGLLPIIFFTSSTPIALIVADLVFIGIGYGLFASPNTNAVMSSVDKRYYSIASSTLGTMRLLGQTLSMATVSLMTSHFIGNTSLYSPEYPRVFMISFKLSFIIFTILCFLGIFASLARGKKEQVQ